The window CTTGATGCGCTCTAAGACGATTGGTGCAACCACCGAAATCTCTGTATGCCCATCGACTGGTGTTGCTAACTCACCAGACGAGTTTCGCTTGAGGTGTCGAAGATAGGAAATGATTTTCTCCTGTTCGACTGAATAATCGTCTCCTTCCTCGAATTTCGTCCCGATGATCCCTTGCTTTGCTTCTTCGATTCGTTTCTCGACAACCTCCTCAATGGCATCGCGTTCTTCGAGATATCGCTTGTCGTGGCTAGTCAGTTTTCGCCCCTCGGTGTCGGGGTTAATTTTGAGCGACCGAATCGCACTCACCTCGTCCACATCTTTCCCAGTTCGTTTCGAATAGAACGCCCTTCGAGTCCGACCAAGAGGTGCATCAGATTCGTCATCGAACCAGAGGTGTGCGAGGCCGAAGACCCCCGGTGCGTGTCCACTCTTGGAATTGACTACGTTTGTGTACAACAGGTCTCGCTCTTCGGGGGGCATCTCGAAATATTCCTCCGCGTACTCGAAATCCTCTTCTCCAAGTCCGTAGTCGTCGTTCAACTCCTGTTTGAGCATCAGACGCTCGAACGCCTCGTCCTCGTCACTTCCTGCACTCCGCAGGAGAGGGTTTTTGGACGTATCATCGAGGTCGTTGTAGTCGTCAACCTCACGAGAGCGCCGGAGCGTGTCTTCGATTTCATCGAGTTCGAGTTCGCCAATCGTCTTCTGTGTTTTGACACCAGCTTTCTCCAGAATCTCGTCTTCGTTTGGGTCGAGGATATTGTTCTCTTTCCCGACGATGAGCGCGATGTCGTTGATCTTCGCTTGGAGGCGCTTGAGGAGCTTGATGGCCGCCTCGATGTCGCCGTCGGGGTAGAAGTTGTGGACGAACTTGTCGGCGGTACTCCCGATACGGTCGATGCGACCGACACGCTGGACGATGCGCATAGGGTTCCACGGCAGGTCGTAGTTGATGACAGTGTGAACGTCCTGCAGGTTTACCCCCTCGCTGAGCGTGTCGGTGGCGACGACGTACTGCAACTCCCCATCGCCAGTCCGGTCGAGTGTTTCACGATAGCCGTATGCGTCGGGGGCGAAGCGGCGAATCTTCTCTTGTTTGTCATCATCTCCGCCTTTGATGACGGTGCTGTTCTGCTCAGTGAGTGGTGATCGAGGGTCTTCGAGAAGAGTCCGGTAGACGTAGTCGGCAGTTGCGCGGTACTGCGTGAATACAAGGACTTTGTTGTCGTACCCAGCGAGGACACCATTCAGTCGGTCTATCTTCGGGTCACGGAAGTCACGGAGCCGGAAGATTGCATCGTAGAAGTCTCTCGTCTCTTTGGTTACCTCCGAGAGGTCCTGACTCGGGAAGAGCAACGGGTCAACTTCGTCCTCGGGCACGTCGGGGATGAATCCAACGTGGTTCTTCCCGAGCCACTGGCGGACGTGAACAGAGTGGTCGTTGAGGTGGTCTGCGTCCTTCGCAACGTCAGCGATGAACAACTGAAGGAAGTACGAGAGAAGTGCAAGATCCTCGTAGACACGCGCTTTCACCTCTGCGACAGTCAAGTCCGCAAGTTCGTCACTGGAGTCTCCATCGCCAGATCGGAGTGAATCAGCGTCGAATCCGAACTCTTCGAGCGTCTGTGCGAGGTCCTCTGTGGCTTCCCCGTCTTGGACGTAGTCGTCGAGTGTGACCGCAGCGCCGCCATCCTGAATCGTCCGCAGGGTGTCGATGTTCTCCTCATCAGGGAGGGAGTTGAGAACTGCCAACAGACTCTGTTCACTTTCGTAGAGCGTCTCGATACTTTGGACGAACGCGAAAGTCGACGATTCGAGACGCTTGAGCAGGTTCAGTTTGTAGAGTGCCTTCAGCGTACTCCCTGCCTGCGGGTTTTTGATGGTGATGTGCGGCAGGTGAAGCGCGTCCATCACTTCGGGGAGTGAATCGTAGACTGGGCGATACGCCGGGGGAAGCGTGTACTCCTCCTTCTGAA is drawn from Haloferax litoreum and contains these coding sequences:
- a CDS encoding helicase-related protein produces the protein MPYLDPLVDNSERTLEDTFKEVITDSEEVRVATGYFYLSGFDLVKDDLNKLLDPDDLGKAPMRILMGRQTDARTANEIEEGQSLHEQFRNQLKSDLADLNNAQIERLDRLRDFIEQGLVDVRIRNPENGYFHAKGASFRTATDDPSKRNGETDRRDAAVIVGSSNFTQTGHRHNIELNLTSSDPQKVEAFEEWYDNQWAISEEFSREIVDVIENSSKYQDWKEDQEDDKEDDEVDFGTYIEPFELYKVLSYDAIGGNVSARDSPLYYFQTIGYESAWEKLAQYNGCIISDSVGLGKSFIGSELLFDYRQQGKRCLLIVPANLTDQWEDLLQDATDEDGDPYFGLEVDGTHLDVTSISKFQNMSHDEVLELREQYDVLLIDEAHRFRNYGKWRPNPSDDDDYKGTRRHANLRLLRDKTMILLTATPLNNSATDLKNLIGLFTEKNEIRNKANLDFTAFDRYIDVAEQRKRVAAGKEEMSQEEVEGLTEQLQNESGEISKILNEVMVLRTRKHVKETLLKKDDDLEMSFKPPKIQKEEYTLPPAYRPVYDSLPEVMDALHLPHITIKNPQAGSTLKALYKLNLLKRLESSTFAFVQSIETLYESEQSLLAVLNSLPDEENIDTLRTIQDGGAAVTLDDYVQDGEATEDLAQTLEEFGFDADSLRSGDGDSSDELADLTVAEVKARVYEDLALLSYFLQLFIADVAKDADHLNDHSVHVRQWLGKNHVGFIPDVPEDEVDPLLFPSQDLSEVTKETRDFYDAIFRLRDFRDPKIDRLNGVLAGYDNKVLVFTQYRATADYVYRTLLEDPRSPLTEQNSTVIKGGDDDKQEKIRRFAPDAYGYRETLDRTGDGELQYVVATDTLSEGVNLQDVHTVINYDLPWNPMRIVQRVGRIDRIGSTADKFVHNFYPDGDIEAAIKLLKRLQAKINDIALIVGKENNILDPNEDEILEKAGVKTQKTIGELELDEIEDTLRRSREVDDYNDLDDTSKNPLLRSAGSDEDEAFERLMLKQELNDDYGLGEEDFEYAEEYFEMPPEERDLLYTNVVNSKSGHAPGVFGLAHLWFDDESDAPLGRTRRAFYSKRTGKDVDEVSAIRSLKINPDTEGRKLTSHDKRYLEERDAIEEVVEKRIEEAKQGIIGTKFEEGDDYSVEQEKIISYLRHLKRNSSGELATPVDGHTEISVVAPIVLERIKEVKLKNTDEDRILRETFRKEDKGLGQWDLDEFFETLVEFLDENIEGSTEYQSKLAGTGDVDARVLCWGVLEQ